The Meriones unguiculatus strain TT.TT164.6M chromosome 14, Bangor_MerUng_6.1, whole genome shotgun sequence sequence ATCCATGCTAGCACACAGCAGGGAGAAACAGAATCTGTAACAGGCAGAGGAAATAGACAGCAGATGTTGAACAGGAAGTAATATAACATGGCAGTAAAGCAAATGTAATCAATtatgaaatttaatttaaaatcttGGCACAGCACATAGAAGAAAGTTTCTTTGCTATTAAAGCTTTTGTGGCATGTTGTGGTGGGCAAAGGTGGTGCCTTCCCTGTACAAAGAATGAGGCCACAGAAAGGCTGAAAAGCACGTATCACGGCGCCTGGAACATGTTAAGCGTACATGCTACATTCATAAGCATTGTTATTTAGGGCTTGGACATGTTCCTGGGGAGCGAACAATAGACTGGAAGTGAATGAGGAGACCCGTGGCCACCGCACTGTTGGTTTCATGGTTTGTATTTCAGAAGTCAAACAACAGCTAACAACAGCTTCGTGACAAAGAAAACAGGAGTAAAACAAAGTCATGAGTAATTGAACGTATTTCATCCAAGTCACAAACCAGGCCAGTTAGTTTAAATCACAAATCCTTCTTGTTTTATTTAGTATTATCATGTGTCTCATTTCACAGCAGAGTCTTTAAACCACATAATGTTCATTGATTATTTCACATTATATCCACGATGAAGATAAACCACACATTCGTTCAGTATCCCATTCAGGGAGAAGCACTAGTGTGCTTATGACTGTAATTAAGCAGGTGTGATGGAATTACTACATTAAGCCATGTAGGACAATAGGGATAGAGTGGTGAGGGTCATGTGTTTCCTCCGGCTTCAATGTCCTTGTCACAGCTGATCTTGAGCATCGCCAGCACCCGTGTTCTGATCTGTTTGGTCTTAGCACCGTAGATGATGGGATTGAtcacaggaggcaggagcaggtagACATCCCCCATGAGGACATGCACAATGGGGTCTAGGCTGTTTCCAAAACGGTGCACCACCGACAGGCCGATGAGCGGCACGTAGAAAGCCAGGACCACGCCAATGTGTGACACACAGGTCCCAAACGCCTTCGCTCTCTCTGACTTGGAAGGCAGTTGCAGAACTGTCCGTATAATCAGAAAATAGGACAAGGAGATGAACATGACATCTACACCCATGACCAGCAGAATGGCTGTAAGGCCATAGACTACGTTGGGTAATGTGTCCGTGTAGGCCAGCTTCATCACATCCTGGTGGACACAGTAGGAGTGGGAGAGCACGTTGGAGTGGCAGAAGGCCAGCCGCTTGATCAGCAGCGGGAGTGGGAAGAAGAACAGGGATCCCCTGGCCAAAGCCACCATGCCGATTTGGACTGTCACTGTGTTGTTGAGCACAGCAGCGTGGCGCAGGGGGTGGCAGATGGCCACGTAGCGGTCGAAGGCCATGGCCAGCAGGATGGTAGATTCAATCGCCGAGAGGGCATGGATGAAGAACATTTGGGCAAGACAGGCATCGAAAGTAATCTCGCGGGAGTCAAACCAAAAGAGCGCGAGGATCTTGGGCATGGTGGACGTGGACAGAGCCAGGTCAATAGCTGCCAGCATGCAGAGGAAAAGGTACATGGGCGCGTGCAGGCTCCTCTCTGTCCTCACGATGAAGACCACAATGCAGTTTCCGAACAACGCCACCGCGTACATGGAAAGCAGGGGGAAGCCGAACCAAAAGTGAGCTTCCTCCAGTCCTGGGATACCAATGAGCACGAAGGTGGCGTGGGTGAAGTTGCAGGAGCTCATTGCCGCCGACACCAAGGGGAGGACACAGAGGGCAGGCACGCTGGCAGCCTGCAAGACAGGGAGAGGAGTCAGACAGCCACTGGAACTGAGCGGTGCTCGCACTCCCTCTCCTGTCCGCCTACCTCCAGCCGCACTCCAGCCCCTTCATAAGCTACAGGCTCTCTTTTCCACTGGAACAAGTGTGAATGCTCAAAATTCCTTTATCACTATTACtaagatacatttaaaatttcaaaataaagccTTGGGAAAAAAATACTTAGCTCCAAAATGTGACTCCCTCCAGATTGCCTCAGACTCTCCTGTCCCTATCTCAGTTGTCTGGATACTTTTCTCCCCTTGCCGAGAAGTTACCTTATTAACTCTCTTTTCAGAAAATActatcctcttcctcctttctccctgtctcttttcctttgtgaCCCCTCTCTTTCACTTTCacctttctttatttctacctCTTTTCCTTCacaattctctctctccccatttctctttttatttttattaattcaaattTCAGAAATATTTACTTGTATGACCTGTTAAACACAATGCTATTTGTGAGACACTGATATGAAGACGATTCATTTTGTTCTTACATGGCTTGCCTAGGGGTAGGAGATGGATAAGTAACAAATACATTAGGCTAGGAAAGGAATTAATTCATTGACTTCAGGAGAATGACAAAGACAGAAGAGCCTTCCTAGAAAAGATGGCCTTTACATTTCAGTCTTGAAGCATAAGCAGAATTAGGTACACAGAAGAGAGAATAAAGGTTCTTCCAAGGTAGGGGgaatagaaaaatagaaactcAAGAAGCAAAATGCAGATagttaaaatgaaagcaaaagctAACATAAGGCACAGAGACCATAagacagagagagccagagagagagagagacagacagacagacagagacagagagacagagagaaagagacagacacacacacatacacacacacacacagacagacagagacagagacagagagacagagagaaaccaaAGGTACTAGCTCCCTCTAATCATCTTTTCACAGATGGAGGTGATAACAAGATTCATCACATCCAGCAAATCCTAGCTGCCAGACACATTCCCAGTGATAGTTTTCCCCATTGTTTCTGGCCAGCAGCCATCTTTATGTCTAGAGGTCACCTCCAAAGCTTTTTCTCTTGCCCCAAAGAGAGCTTgcagagtggtgtgtgtgtgtgtgtgtgtgtgtgtgtgtgtttgtgtttgtgtttaagACCTGATTTGGTAGAGGCACTACTGATTTTTCACTATGAcattctgagttttgttttttttttttgaactgttGCCAGGAAATCATTCCTATCAAAGagttatttcttcattttattttctgtagccTAATGTGGCTTTGTTTAAACCCCATACCCACTCAAACACCCAACCTCTCACATCCAACGCTTTCCCTGTCAAAATCCTTAATGTGGTGTTCTCAGAGCTGGTTAACCTCAGGAGCTTTGATGCTTGGAAGGAAATGATGCAGGTGTCTTTGTTGACAGTATCCAGGCTATCCAGATTAATTTGTTTATCTCTCCCAGGATTATTTCCCCCTTTCTAGCGAAGGTCTTTACCAAGGCTTGCTGGTGACCTTCAACTTCACCTTAATGGAGAGAGTTCAGAGAACAATAAAGTGAGAGATTTTAAACTAGATTATCGTCATCTTGAATGAGCAAAGACAGACAGATTAAGGATTCAAGGGTTATAAAGCCCATATCAGTGATCTTGATTTTTCTCCACTCTTAGGCTTGTGCACGGAAAAGAAGAGCTTCTTCTCACTGATATTAAATTCCCAACTTTGCTACCTGCTGCTGTGAGAGAAAATTTCATTCTTCACTGAGATGCAAAATAGACTCTCTCTCGAGTCTGTTTAGCCATCTTTGTATCTATCATAAACAGCCTGTGGGAGAGAATGCAAACACCCCACCCAATGCCTCCGTGTGGTGTGGCAAAGCTAAGCAGCCTTCCCTGGAGAAAGACCATATTACTTGACCACGGAGCCCGAGAGAAATAGGGACAGCATGAGAAGAAAGCAGCCTGGAGGTGAACCAAGGAGCAAAAGGTCACATTTCATATTCTCAAGGGCTTTTGTGTCACAGATTTGAGGGTCTCTCGGCCAGATTCAGGCACTGTCCTGCACACCCTACAGAGCATctgtcttttcctgctgctgCTTAAT is a genomic window containing:
- the LOC110542673 gene encoding olfactory receptor 51E2; amino-acid sequence: MSSCNFTHATFVLIGIPGLEEAHFWFGFPLLSMYAVALFGNCIVVFIVRTERSLHAPMYLFLCMLAAIDLALSTSTMPKILALFWFDSREITFDACLAQMFFIHALSAIESTILLAMAFDRYVAICHPLRHAAVLNNTVTVQIGMVALARGSLFFFPLPLLIKRLAFCHSNVLSHSYCVHQDVMKLAYTDTLPNVVYGLTAILLVMGVDVMFISLSYFLIIRTVLQLPSKSERAKAFGTCVSHIGVVLAFYVPLIGLSVVHRFGNSLDPIVHVLMGDVYLLLPPVINPIIYGAKTKQIRTRVLAMLKISCDKDIEAGGNT